A part of Lacinutrix sp. 5H-3-7-4 genomic DNA contains:
- the paaZ gene encoding phenylacetic acid degradation bifunctional protein PaaZ, translating to MEKIKHYVQGSWTTGKEEGTPILDAVTGEAFTSVAIEGLDVPEILNYGRTKGGEVLRKMTFQERGNMLKKLALYLTKRKDAFYDLSYRTGATKVDSWIDIEGGFGNLFANASLRKLFPNQPYHVEGDAIDLSRGGRFMAHHIMVPKKGVAVHINAFNFPVWGMLEKCAVNWMAGVPAVVLPAPSSSYLAEAVARTIIDSGILPEGALQIINGTVKNILDTVESQDVVTFTGSAQTGRLLKAHPRLIQESVPFTMEADSLNASILGEDAVPGTPEFDLFIKEVRKEMTVKAGQKCTAIRRIIVPEKLVDDVETALAKQLDKVTIGDPRLKEVRMGSLVSHQQVQAVRDSVNDLSKEAQIVYGNLNEINTIGADAKKGAFISPILLRADNPFQNTVIHEREAFGPVSTIMPYKNLDEAITLAQMGKGSLVSSIATNDDKIAKEYVINAASHHGRILVLNRESAKQSTGHGSPLPYLVHGGPGRAGGGEEMGGMRGIKHYLQRTAIQGSPTTITEITGIYQQNAKYKEAEQHPFQYHWEDIQPGMSLKTHKRTLTDNDIQNFANLTWDHFYAHTDITSLDGSIFEKRTAHGYFIISAAAGLFVYPNKGPVAANYGLDSIRFLRPLYHNDTIYVRLTCKEKVDRDVASAEHPSGIVKWHVEVFDANFENRPESQKTEKDSPLVAVATILTMVEKKQETFVEMTSEKIDECLSNLKADAKPKWGIMTPQHMIEHLEYTYKIASGEIQDFDVNTPEKILEKVHHSLYNYDKFPKNSQFPHLEKDTLDDLKHADLETAIEKFKEQREKYIEFHKENPDVKLKNLVFGELNKYEAYLLERKHLNHHFEQFNLL from the coding sequence ATGGAAAAGATAAAACATTACGTTCAAGGTTCTTGGACAACAGGAAAAGAAGAAGGAACACCAATCTTAGATGCAGTAACTGGCGAAGCATTCACTAGCGTTGCAATAGAAGGATTAGACGTTCCTGAAATTTTAAACTACGGACGAACAAAAGGAGGAGAAGTACTTCGTAAAATGACCTTTCAAGAGCGTGGAAACATGCTTAAAAAACTAGCATTATATCTTACCAAAAGAAAAGATGCTTTTTACGATTTAAGTTATAGAACAGGAGCAACCAAAGTAGATAGTTGGATAGATATTGAAGGTGGTTTTGGTAACCTGTTTGCAAACGCGTCGTTACGAAAATTGTTTCCTAATCAACCCTATCACGTAGAAGGCGATGCTATCGATTTGTCTCGTGGTGGACGCTTTATGGCGCATCATATTATGGTGCCTAAAAAAGGAGTTGCAGTGCATATTAATGCTTTTAACTTCCCAGTTTGGGGCATGTTAGAAAAATGTGCGGTAAACTGGATGGCTGGAGTTCCTGCGGTAGTGTTACCTGCACCTTCATCATCTTATTTAGCAGAAGCAGTTGCAAGAACCATTATAGATTCTGGAATTTTGCCAGAAGGCGCATTACAAATCATAAACGGAACGGTTAAAAATATTCTAGACACTGTAGAATCCCAAGATGTAGTTACCTTTACAGGTTCTGCACAAACCGGACGCTTATTAAAAGCGCATCCAAGATTAATTCAAGAATCTGTACCTTTTACTATGGAAGCCGATTCTTTAAATGCTTCTATTTTAGGAGAAGATGCGGTTCCTGGAACACCAGAATTCGACTTGTTTATTAAAGAAGTTAGAAAGGAAATGACGGTTAAAGCAGGTCAAAAATGTACTGCCATTAGACGCATCATTGTTCCTGAGAAATTAGTAGACGATGTAGAAACTGCATTAGCAAAACAACTAGATAAAGTAACTATTGGAGACCCAAGATTAAAAGAGGTGAGAATGGGTTCTTTAGTTAGTCATCAACAAGTACAAGCAGTTCGAGATTCAGTAAATGATTTGTCAAAAGAAGCACAAATTGTATACGGTAATTTAAACGAAATTAATACCATTGGAGCAGATGCCAAAAAAGGCGCATTTATTAGTCCGATTTTATTACGAGCAGATAACCCATTTCAAAATACAGTCATTCACGAACGTGAAGCATTTGGACCAGTAAGTACCATCATGCCTTATAAAAACCTAGACGAAGCCATTACTTTGGCGCAAATGGGAAAAGGATCGTTAGTGTCTTCTATTGCTACCAATGATGATAAAATCGCTAAAGAGTATGTGATAAATGCAGCATCTCATCATGGTAGAATTTTAGTTTTAAATAGAGAAAGTGCGAAGCAAAGTACAGGTCATGGTTCGCCATTACCATATTTAGTTCATGGCGGTCCAGGACGTGCTGGTGGAGGTGAAGAAATGGGAGGCATGCGAGGTATTAAACATTATTTACAACGTACAGCCATTCAAGGTTCGCCTACAACGATAACGGAAATTACAGGAATTTACCAGCAAAATGCAAAATACAAGGAAGCAGAACAGCATCCGTTTCAATACCATTGGGAAGACATCCAACCAGGAATGTCATTAAAAACCCATAAGCGTACATTAACTGATAATGATATTCAAAATTTTGCCAATTTAACTTGGGATCATTTTTATGCACATACTGATATTACATCTTTAGATGGAAGTATTTTCGAAAAGAGAACAGCGCATGGTTATTTCATTATTTCAGCAGCAGCAGGATTATTTGTGTATCCAAATAAAGGACCAGTTGCAGCCAATTATGGTTTAGATAGTATTCGTTTTTTAAGACCATTATATCATAACGATACTATTTATGTACGTTTAACCTGCAAGGAAAAAGTAGATAGAGATGTTGCTTCTGCAGAACACCCAAGTGGTATTGTAAAATGGCACGTTGAGGTATTTGATGCTAATTTTGAAAACCGTCCCGAAAGTCAGAAAACAGAAAAAGATAGTCCGTTAGTAGCTGTCGCAACCATATTAACGATGGTGGAGAAAAAGCAAGAAACCTTTGTGGAGATGACTTCGGAAAAAATTGACGAATGTCTTTCTAATTTAAAAGCAGATGCTAAACCTAAATGGGGAATTATGACGCCACAACACATGATTGAGCATTTAGAATATACCTATAAAATTGCTTCAGGTGAAATTCAAGATTTTGATGTCAATACACCAGAAAAGATTTTAGAAAAAGTACATCATAGTTTATATAACTACGATAAATTCCCGAAGAACAGTCAATTTCCACATTTAGAAAAAGACACATTAGATGATTTAAAGCATGCTGATTTAGAAACAGCAATTGAAAAATTTAAAGAACAACGCGAAAAATATATTGAATTTCATAAAGAGAATCCAGATGTTAAATTGAAGAATTTAGTCTTCGGTGAATTAAATAAATACGAAGCGTATTTATTAGAAAGAAAACATTTGAATCATCACTTTGAGCAATTTAATTTGCTTTAA
- a CDS encoding GIY-YIG nuclease family protein has product MKHYIYIITNKKDGVLYIGETKNLKKRIYQHKNKVHPTTFSARYNLDKLVYSEEFETKEEAKLREKQMKKWNRAWKIELIEEQNAKWLDLYNKIK; this is encoded by the coding sequence ATGAAACATTACATCTATATAATAACAAATAAAAAGGATGGTGTTTTGTATATTGGAGAGACAAAAAATTTAAAAAAAAGAATTTATCAGCATAAAAATAAAGTCCATCCAACTACATTTTCTGCAAGGTATAATTTAGATAAACTTGTTTACTCAGAAGAGTTTGAGACAAAAGAAGAAGCTAAATTAAGAGAAAAGCAAATGAAAAAATGGAATAGAGCTTGGAAAATAGAATTGATAGAAGAACAAAATGCAAAGTGGTTGGATTTGTATAATAAAATTAAGTAG
- a CDS encoding enoyl-CoA hydratase/isomerase family protein, translating to MTEPYVKQTIKNEVGYIEFFHPAHNSLPGNILAELAQTITDAGTNDAIKVIVLKSGKDRTFCAGASFKELININDAATGKVFFSGFANVINAMRKCPKFIIGRIQGKTVGGGVGLAASTDYCMASKYAAIKLSELNIGIGPFVVGPAIERKIGLSGMSQIAIDANSFYPAEWAKQKGLFTHVFESNEELDEAVKATAEHLCTYNPDAMQEMKKVFWQGTDHWDDLLAERAATSGKLVLSEFTKEKLKGFK from the coding sequence ATGACAGAACCATACGTAAAACAAACCATAAAAAACGAAGTAGGATACATAGAATTTTTTCATCCTGCTCACAATTCTTTGCCAGGTAATATTCTGGCAGAATTAGCACAAACTATAACAGATGCAGGAACTAACGATGCTATTAAAGTTATCGTGCTTAAAAGTGGAAAAGACAGAACCTTTTGCGCAGGAGCCAGCTTTAAAGAATTAATAAATATTAATGATGCAGCAACAGGGAAAGTATTCTTTTCTGGCTTTGCTAATGTGATTAACGCTATGCGTAAATGTCCAAAATTTATAATTGGTCGCATACAAGGTAAAACTGTTGGCGGTGGAGTAGGATTAGCAGCTTCAACCGATTATTGTATGGCTTCAAAATATGCAGCTATAAAATTAAGCGAGCTAAATATTGGAATTGGACCATTTGTTGTTGGGCCAGCAATAGAGCGTAAAATTGGTTTAAGCGGTATGTCGCAAATCGCAATAGATGCTAATAGTTTTTATCCTGCAGAATGGGCAAAACAAAAAGGATTATTTACACATGTTTTCGAAAGTAATGAAGAACTAGATGAAGCTGTTAAAGCAACAGCAGAACATTTATGTACTTATAATCCAGATGCCATGCAAGAAATGAAAAAAGTCTTTTGGCAAGGTACAGATCATTGGGATGATTTACTTGCTGAGCGTGCTGCAACCAGTGGAAAACTTGTGCTTTCAGAATTTACAAAAGAGAAACTAAAAGGGTTTAAATAA
- a CDS encoding transferase hexapeptide repeat family protein produces MVYSFNGFIPVVHESSFVHPLAAVTGNVIIGKNCYIGPGAAIRGDWGQIILEDGVNVQENCTVHMFPGKSITLKESAHVGHGAIIHGANLGRNCLIGMNTVIMDDAEIGDESIVGAMAFVKAETIIPNRSLVVGNPAKVIKQVSDEMIAWKTKGTELYQQLPGDCHETLKAVEPLREVPENMKVQDDVYKTLRETFKK; encoded by the coding sequence ATGGTTTATAGTTTTAATGGGTTTATTCCAGTTGTTCACGAGTCAAGTTTCGTGCATCCTTTGGCTGCAGTCACCGGAAATGTTATTATTGGTAAAAACTGTTACATTGGTCCGGGAGCAGCTATTCGTGGAGATTGGGGACAAATTATTTTAGAAGATGGTGTTAATGTACAAGAAAATTGTACAGTGCATATGTTTCCAGGTAAATCTATCACATTAAAAGAAAGTGCTCATGTTGGTCATGGAGCCATAATTCATGGTGCAAATTTAGGACGTAATTGTCTAATTGGAATGAACACTGTAATCATGGACGATGCCGAAATTGGAGATGAAAGTATTGTTGGAGCGATGGCATTTGTAAAAGCCGAAACTATAATTCCAAATCGTAGCTTGGTCGTTGGTAATCCTGCAAAAGTAATAAAGCAAGTAAGTGATGAAATGATTGCATGGAAAACAAAAGGCACGGAATTATATCAACAATTACCAGGAGATTGTCATGAAACACTTAAAGCAGTTGAGCCACTTCGAGAAGTTCCAGAAAACATGAAAGTTCAAGATGATGTTTATAAAACGCTTAGGGAAACGTTTAAAAAATAG
- a CDS encoding AraC family transcriptional regulator, which yields MKIERKIFIEKSTEYKFDNGLLTIYETNSPCKDILFTFDKYMITIMLSGHKTVVSKNVKVEFFPGMVFIPEINITQTVEISNASFSNPTKCLVLDVEPKFIENLVLELMEDEAWKTNFDYTLNEKHSHFISNDSNTIESFERFYKYLKLGNTGLSSRINNVILRELILRVLQTEAGSLLVENVRNKIKDRNLEKTISYIKTNLRNKITINDLVRISGFGKTKLFSRFKETFGVTPVNYIMEERIKYSLKIIKSIDSLQSVAFQSGFNTYEHFYKSFKKIKGISPMTYKKNKLANSNVTI from the coding sequence ATGAAAATTGAGAGAAAAATTTTTATTGAGAAAAGCACAGAATATAAGTTTGATAATGGACTATTAACCATTTACGAAACAAACTCTCCTTGCAAGGACATTCTATTTACTTTTGATAAATACATGATTACTATAATGCTTTCGGGACACAAAACAGTTGTTTCTAAAAATGTTAAGGTTGAGTTTTTTCCAGGCATGGTATTTATTCCAGAAATTAACATAACTCAAACTGTAGAAATAAGTAACGCTAGTTTTTCTAACCCAACAAAATGCCTAGTGCTTGATGTTGAACCTAAATTTATTGAAAATCTAGTACTAGAATTAATGGAAGACGAAGCTTGGAAAACAAATTTTGATTATACTTTAAATGAAAAACATTCTCATTTTATTTCTAATGATTCTAACACTATTGAAAGCTTCGAACGCTTTTACAAATATTTAAAATTAGGCAATACTGGACTTAGTTCTAGAATTAACAATGTTATTTTACGAGAGTTAATTTTGAGAGTGCTACAAACTGAAGCTGGATCACTGTTGGTAGAAAATGTGAGGAATAAAATAAAAGATAGGAATTTAGAAAAAACAATAAGCTATATAAAAACGAATTTAAGAAATAAAATTACTATAAATGATTTGGTGCGTATTTCTGGTTTTGGAAAAACAAAACTCTTCAGCAGATTTAAAGAGACTTTTGGAGTTACTCCTGTAAATTATATAATGGAAGAACGTATTAAATATTCATTAAAAATAATTAAAAGTATCGATAGTTTACAAAGTGTTGCTTTCCAAAGTGGTTTTAATACTTACGAACATTTCTACAAATCGTTTAAAAAAATAAAAGGTATATCTCCCATGACTTATAAAAAAAATAAACTTGCTAATAGTAATGTAACTATTTAA
- a CDS encoding aldehyde dehydrogenase family protein, translated as MKTYNTIIGGKQITAKNTFEVKNPATEELIGHAPISTKTEVEQAVNAAKKAQPSWAALEDDVRKDYIMKVADVLSNNTEILARWITKEQGKPLAGPGSMFEMEACVGWTQVPASLDLPVEVVFEDDTRRDELHRKPIGVVAAIAPWNWPLMIAIWQIIPAIRAGNTVVLKPSEYTTIGTLEMVRLINEVLPAGVLNTVSGPGEIGAELVANKDVGKVMFTGSNSTGEKIIKATAGNMTRLTLELGGNDAAIIMEDINAEAIAEGLFWGSFLNMGQTCACAKRLYVHESKYEEVISVLSDLAQKMPMGNGLDEGVVLGPIQNKMQYDKVVDLVEDAKANNARIVCGGSAKEGKGFFYPITIIADVTDGTRIVDEEQFGPVLPIIKYSNIEEAIKSANRLEAGLGASVWSSNIDEAKKVAARVEAGTVWINQHGAIHPMVPFGGIKGSGYGVEFGVDGLKSVTQPQVISINKA; from the coding sequence ATGAAAACGTACAATACAATAATAGGAGGAAAACAAATAACGGCAAAAAACACCTTTGAAGTTAAAAATCCTGCTACCGAAGAACTTATCGGTCACGCACCAATTTCTACCAAAACAGAAGTAGAACAAGCAGTTAATGCTGCAAAAAAAGCACAGCCAAGTTGGGCTGCTTTAGAAGATGATGTGAGAAAAGACTATATAATGAAAGTTGCAGATGTACTTTCTAATAATACAGAAATATTAGCAAGATGGATAACAAAAGAACAAGGGAAACCTTTGGCTGGGCCTGGTTCTATGTTTGAAATGGAAGCGTGTGTTGGTTGGACTCAAGTTCCAGCATCTTTAGATTTGCCTGTTGAGGTTGTTTTTGAAGATGACACTAGGCGAGACGAATTACATAGAAAACCAATAGGTGTTGTAGCAGCAATAGCACCTTGGAATTGGCCTTTAATGATTGCTATTTGGCAAATAATTCCAGCAATTAGAGCAGGAAATACGGTTGTTTTAAAACCTTCGGAATATACTACAATTGGTACTCTAGAAATGGTAAGATTAATTAATGAAGTGTTGCCTGCTGGAGTTTTAAATACGGTAAGTGGTCCAGGAGAAATTGGAGCAGAGTTAGTTGCTAATAAAGATGTTGGTAAAGTAATGTTCACTGGATCTAACAGTACTGGTGAAAAAATTATTAAGGCTACTGCTGGGAATATGACGCGTTTAACTTTAGAATTAGGAGGTAACGATGCTGCAATTATAATGGAAGATATAAATGCTGAAGCTATAGCTGAAGGTTTATTTTGGGGGTCGTTTTTAAATATGGGACAAACATGTGCTTGTGCCAAACGATTGTATGTTCATGAGAGTAAATATGAAGAAGTAATTAGTGTTCTTAGTGATTTGGCTCAAAAAATGCCTATGGGAAATGGTTTAGACGAAGGTGTTGTTTTAGGACCAATTCAAAATAAAATGCAGTATGATAAAGTGGTGGACTTGGTAGAAGATGCTAAAGCAAATAACGCTCGAATAGTTTGTGGAGGATCTGCCAAAGAAGGGAAAGGTTTTTTCTATCCAATTACAATTATAGCAGATGTTACAGATGGAACAAGAATAGTAGACGAAGAGCAATTTGGACCTGTTTTACCAATTATTAAATATTCGAATATTGAAGAAGCTATAAAAAGTGCTAATAGGTTAGAAGCTGGTTTGGGAGCTTCAGTTTGGTCTTCAAATATAGACGAAGCTAAAAAAGTGGCAGCAAGAGTAGAAGCAGGAACCGTTTGGATAAATCAACATGGAGCAATACATCCAATGGTTCCTTTTGGAGGAATTAAAGGATCTGGTTATGGAGTAGAGTTTGGAGTAGATGGACTAAAATCTGTAACTCAGCCACAAGTAATTAGTATTAATAAAGCTTAA
- a CDS encoding phenylacetate--CoA ligase family protein — protein MIYNKKIETLPLEELRKLQNQRLATMLNRIYTKVPFYKNKFDELGIRPSDIKGVQDLHLLPFTKKTDLRDHYPFGLFTCGVDQLSRIHCSSGTTGKPTVVGYTKNDLDVFDEVVARSLACAGATPEMRLHNAYGYGLFTGGLGLHSGATKMGMTVIPVSGGMTDRQLQLLEDFQSEVICCTPSYAQTIANECEKRGIDPSRFNLKYAILGAEPWTDAIRDEIEQKLNVKATNIYGLSEIIGPGVSQEDFEEQGTGSYIWEDHFYPEIVDKDTGEPLPYGEEGVLVLTTLTKEAFPVLRYWTNDICSLSYDNSIKRTHVKMSPIKGRSDDMLIIRGVNLFHTQVEDVISNIEELSPNYQLIVSKDKAMDIVEVKVEVVDNSLLNNESLIKKFSKKIKDNIGLSMKINLQAIGTIPRSEGGKLNRILDKR, from the coding sequence ATGATTTACAATAAAAAAATAGAAACGTTACCATTAGAAGAACTTAGAAAACTTCAAAACCAACGTTTAGCAACCATGCTTAATCGTATTTATACAAAAGTGCCTTTTTATAAAAACAAATTCGATGAGTTAGGTATAAGACCAAGTGATATTAAAGGTGTTCAAGATTTGCATTTGTTACCATTTACAAAAAAAACAGACTTAAGAGATCATTATCCTTTTGGGTTGTTTACTTGTGGAGTAGACCAATTAAGTAGAATTCATTGTTCTAGTGGTACAACAGGAAAGCCAACAGTGGTTGGTTATACTAAAAACGATTTAGATGTTTTCGATGAAGTTGTAGCAAGGTCGTTAGCTTGTGCAGGAGCAACACCAGAAATGCGTTTACATAATGCATATGGTTATGGTTTGTTTACAGGAGGTTTAGGTTTACATAGTGGAGCAACAAAAATGGGAATGACAGTAATTCCAGTTTCTGGCGGAATGACAGATAGGCAACTTCAACTTTTAGAAGATTTTCAGTCAGAGGTTATTTGTTGTACGCCTTCGTATGCGCAAACTATTGCTAATGAATGTGAAAAAAGAGGAATAGATCCATCAAGATTCAATTTAAAATATGCCATTCTAGGAGCAGAACCTTGGACAGATGCGATTAGAGATGAAATTGAGCAAAAGTTAAATGTAAAAGCAACTAATATTTACGGGTTAAGTGAAATTATTGGGCCTGGAGTTTCTCAAGAAGATTTTGAAGAGCAAGGTACTGGTAGTTATATATGGGAAGATCATTTTTATCCAGAAATAGTAGATAAAGATACTGGAGAACCTTTGCCTTATGGAGAAGAAGGTGTTTTGGTTTTAACAACATTAACTAAAGAAGCTTTTCCTGTTTTAAGATATTGGACTAATGATATTTGTAGTCTTTCTTACGATAATAGTATAAAACGAACGCATGTAAAAATGAGTCCTATAAAAGGAAGATCAGACGATATGCTAATAATAAGAGGTGTTAATCTTTTTCATACTCAAGTGGAAGATGTAATATCAAATATTGAAGAGTTATCTCCTAATTATCAGCTAATAGTTTCTAAAGATAAAGCTATGGACATAGTAGAAGTTAAAGTAGAAGTGGTAGATAATTCTTTATTAAATAATGAAAGCTTAATAAAAAAGTTTTCAAAAAAAATAAAAGATAATATAGGTCTGTCTATGAAAATTAACCTTCAGGCAATAGGAACAATACCTAGAAGTGAAGGAGGAAAACTCAATAGAATACTTGATAAAAGATAA